In the Myxococcus guangdongensis genome, one interval contains:
- a CDS encoding endonuclease Q family protein translates to MPALRVSLFSTTSCATVVLALLSGCGGGLATSNPRYFTDGKWNALDSPYSLTPMLACAFPAEGNDKVYRNLEDHLAPAIWSAYGKDTSEVKVKKLKGDSEWCDAFPNIASDRFIVPPRMKKELAEYVKQSGAKGVIIPVAHLYRSPIMKDVLGPDGSPIGSVETDRFGADGTAGLFVHYVNESGELVYTGRSKTNGLGVLANPIDYMRDHASDYAQQMTQKAPPVTVQ, encoded by the coding sequence ATGCCCGCTCTCCGTGTATCCCTCTTTTCCACCACATCGTGCGCCACGGTCGTGCTCGCCTTGCTGTCCGGCTGTGGCGGCGGCCTCGCGACATCCAACCCGCGCTACTTCACCGACGGGAAATGGAACGCGTTGGACAGCCCCTATTCCCTCACGCCCATGCTCGCGTGCGCCTTTCCGGCGGAGGGCAACGACAAGGTGTATCGCAACCTCGAAGACCACCTCGCGCCCGCCATCTGGAGCGCGTACGGCAAGGACACGTCCGAAGTGAAGGTGAAGAAGCTCAAGGGCGACAGCGAATGGTGTGACGCGTTCCCGAACATCGCCTCGGACCGCTTCATCGTCCCGCCTCGGATGAAGAAGGAGCTGGCCGAGTACGTGAAACAATCCGGCGCGAAGGGTGTCATCATCCCGGTCGCGCACCTGTACCGCTCCCCCATCATGAAGGATGTCCTGGGCCCTGACGGGTCGCCCATCGGCAGCGTGGAGACGGACCGCTTCGGCGCCGATGGCACCGCGGGCCTCTTCGTCCACTACGTCAACGAGAGCGGCGAGCTCGTCTACACGGGACGCTCGAAGACGAATGGCCTGGGCGTGCTCGCGAACCCCATCGATTACATGCGGGACCATGCGTCCGACTACGCCCAGCAGATGACGCAGAAGGCGCCGCCCGTCACCGTCCAATAG
- a CDS encoding alpha/beta hydrolase, producing MFRWLSLCALLLSAPLARADDPTTSLDVRGADGERIPTRVLEPEGGAANPPIAVLLHGLTRRKEDWLSDAGPTHGGLLKDDLLRAGYRVYLLDARLHGERANPESKPGALAKLAHKGEPARYLRMIADTVRDAHALLSAVLAQGKPPRVLVVGYSMGAQAGLLLAAREPRVTHLITMVPPHIDPSMEEVAPSRHMSTIRQDWLLLTANQDDFAPVADSRALFESAPSVRKTHKTFDSGHALPKEYLDEVRRWLQPAPRTPGRKSP from the coding sequence ATGTTCCGCTGGCTGTCGCTGTGCGCATTGCTGCTGTCCGCCCCCCTCGCCCGGGCCGACGACCCGACGACGTCGTTGGACGTTCGCGGCGCGGATGGAGAGCGCATCCCCACGCGGGTGCTCGAGCCCGAGGGAGGCGCCGCGAATCCACCCATCGCCGTCCTGCTGCACGGCCTCACCCGCCGCAAGGAGGACTGGCTGTCGGACGCGGGGCCCACGCATGGCGGACTCCTGAAGGACGACCTGTTGCGAGCCGGCTACCGCGTCTATCTGCTCGACGCGCGCCTGCACGGAGAGCGGGCGAACCCCGAATCGAAGCCCGGTGCGCTCGCGAAGCTGGCCCACAAGGGCGAGCCCGCGCGGTACCTGCGCATGATTGCCGACACCGTGCGTGATGCCCACGCGCTGCTGTCCGCGGTGCTCGCGCAGGGCAAGCCACCCCGCGTGCTCGTCGTCGGGTACAGCATGGGCGCGCAGGCGGGGCTCCTGCTGGCGGCGCGTGAGCCGCGCGTCACCCACCTCATCACCATGGTTCCGCCGCACATCGACCCGTCGATGGAGGAGGTCGCCCCCTCGCGGCACATGTCGACGATTCGCCAGGACTGGTTGCTGCTGACCGCGAACCAGGACGACTTCGCGCCCGTCGCGGACAGCCGCGCCCTGTTCGAGTCCGCGCCGTCCGTGCGCAAGACGCACAAGACGTTCGACAGCGGGCATGCGCTCCCGAAGGAGTACCTGGACGAGGTGCGACGCTGGCTCCAGCCGGCCCCGCGCACGCCCGGGCGCAAGTCGCCCTGA
- a CDS encoding response regulator transcription factor, producing the protein MRVLVVEDNRDLQANIARFLGADFQLDFAATGPQGLTLALSHEYDVIVLDLMLPGMSGIELCQRYRQLAARLVPILMLTARDTLEDKEEGFRAGADDYLVKPFSLRELRMRLEALARRPVPPSGRRLTVGPLTLEPDTGQARRGERGVRLNRTEALLLKLLMESAPEPVSTATLAHQLWGDDAPESSALRTHVYALRGALAELGMGDCITTHRNKGYSLEARED; encoded by the coding sequence ATGCGAGTGCTCGTCGTCGAAGACAACCGTGACCTCCAGGCCAACATCGCGAGGTTCCTGGGCGCGGACTTCCAGCTCGACTTCGCCGCCACCGGCCCCCAGGGGCTCACGCTCGCGCTGAGCCACGAGTACGACGTCATCGTGCTGGACCTGATGCTGCCGGGGATGAGCGGCATCGAGCTGTGTCAGCGCTACCGGCAGCTCGCCGCCCGGCTGGTGCCCATCCTCATGCTCACCGCGCGCGACACGCTCGAGGACAAGGAGGAGGGCTTCCGGGCGGGCGCGGATGACTACCTCGTCAAACCGTTCTCACTGCGGGAGCTGCGGATGAGGCTCGAGGCCCTGGCGCGGCGCCCGGTGCCTCCGAGCGGGCGACGTCTGACGGTGGGCCCGCTCACCCTGGAGCCCGACACGGGCCAGGCCCGGCGTGGCGAGCGCGGCGTGCGGCTCAACCGCACCGAGGCCCTGCTCCTCAAATTGCTGATGGAGTCCGCGCCGGAGCCCGTCTCGACGGCGACGCTCGCCCATCAGCTCTGGGGAGACGACGCACCGGAGTCCAGCGCCCTGCGCACGCACGTCTATGCGCTGCGAGGAGCGCTCGCCGAGCTGGGGATGGGCGACTGCATCACCACCCACCGAAACAAGGGCTACAGCCTGGAGGCGCGTGAGGACTAG
- a CDS encoding sensor histidine kinase, producing the protein MVSSAALSLVLMGAFFTLFSYDLEDTLFARLVATAMDGRGADSAMPLGVRTYVGHESLPPWLRAEVPSDARRGEYELFPPGRGHFHVAVRPDASTGPTRYGVLDTTELTRTTRQLRRTSGLLLVSAALALLGAAGLSVLVARRLGVPLERLAAQVQSGQAPREEGVVVTEVRALSQALSARDVRIQELLERERAFNRDASHELRTPLAVAQGAVEILELDPPSDSATFERLRQAVHQMGLLTEGLLWLARTGRSDETCGLVGISRELLALYGDHLARGDVEWVLEARDEVIVPLPGSVARVMLGNLIKNALAYTEKGRIVIRVTPEAWSIVDTGVGFGRSEPGQRGFGVGLSLVERLARRFQWTLDIRAVEPQGTQVRLTWPS; encoded by the coding sequence ATGGTGTCGTCCGCGGCGCTCTCGCTGGTCCTCATGGGGGCGTTCTTCACGCTCTTCAGCTACGACCTCGAGGACACCCTCTTCGCGCGGCTCGTCGCCACCGCGATGGACGGGCGCGGCGCCGACTCGGCGATGCCACTCGGCGTCAGGACCTATGTGGGCCACGAGAGCCTGCCGCCGTGGCTCCGTGCGGAGGTGCCCTCGGACGCGCGCCGTGGCGAGTACGAGCTCTTCCCTCCCGGGCGTGGACACTTCCATGTCGCGGTGCGGCCGGACGCATCGACGGGACCCACGCGCTATGGCGTCCTCGACACGACGGAGCTGACCCGCACCACGCGCCAGTTGCGTCGCACGTCGGGCCTCTTGCTGGTGAGCGCCGCGCTGGCCCTGCTGGGCGCCGCCGGGCTCTCCGTGCTGGTCGCGAGGCGGCTGGGGGTTCCGCTGGAGCGGCTCGCGGCGCAGGTCCAGTCAGGCCAGGCGCCGCGCGAAGAGGGAGTCGTCGTCACCGAGGTGCGGGCCCTGTCCCAGGCCCTGAGCGCCCGGGATGTCCGCATCCAGGAGTTGCTGGAGCGGGAGCGGGCCTTCAACCGGGACGCCAGTCATGAGCTGCGCACGCCGCTCGCCGTGGCCCAGGGCGCGGTGGAGATACTGGAGCTGGACCCGCCCTCGGACTCGGCGACCTTCGAGCGGCTGCGGCAGGCGGTCCACCAGATGGGCCTGCTGACGGAGGGCCTCCTCTGGCTGGCGCGGACGGGGCGCTCGGACGAGACATGCGGACTGGTGGGCATCTCGCGCGAGCTGCTCGCGCTGTACGGCGACCACCTCGCGCGGGGCGACGTGGAGTGGGTCCTCGAGGCGCGAGACGAAGTCATTGTGCCGCTGCCTGGCTCCGTGGCGCGGGTGATGTTGGGCAACCTCATCAAGAACGCGCTCGCGTACACGGAGAAGGGGCGCATCGTCATCCGCGTCACGCCCGAGGCGTGGAGCATCGTCGACACGGGGGTGGGCTTCGGTCGGAGCGAGCCCGGGCAGCGAGGCTTCGGCGTGGGCTTGTCGCTGGTGGAGCGGCTGGCGCGCCGGTTCCAGTGGACGCTGGACATCCGCGCGGTGGAGCCACAAGGCACACAGGTACGACTGACCTGGCCTTCGTGA
- a CDS encoding leucine-rich repeat domain-containing protein, which translates to MDFVDLGKRTVLEVADDVVDLELPRLDRGGQYASLGEKLQRLSKLESLRLHSEQSPEGLEALRGLSGLKVLGLTGLTSDHDLAPLATCSNLRTLRLVRMEKVDLAPLEGLTRLETLVLFGSAKNLKALAGLTKLSEVQILFNPRVPLEVLSKSKGLKQLSLRGSKATGWEHLSRLEHLEVLDLGNTNITSIGELPGLPGLRTLEVDGCRALHSLAGVERFPGLTRLSAENLKKLDTLKPVAALKKLEVLWLIGTPLAEGDAAVLAQLPLLSEVRGVKRRPEVAEQHGSISILKDTEDGAPVYRVDQMLAPQLELDDHEEVEEWLQRELGQSAPGSLEALEFDSEGEHLVVRSSSLEALRTVAMTLDARLRGADASKRAAPKPRKRAKR; encoded by the coding sequence ATGGACTTTGTCGACCTGGGCAAGCGAACCGTTCTCGAGGTCGCCGACGATGTGGTGGACCTGGAGCTTCCGCGGCTGGACCGCGGGGGCCAGTACGCATCCCTGGGCGAGAAGCTGCAACGGTTGTCGAAGCTCGAGTCCTTGCGGCTCCACTCCGAGCAGTCGCCAGAGGGCCTCGAGGCCCTTCGAGGGCTGAGCGGGTTGAAGGTGCTCGGGCTCACGGGGCTCACGTCGGACCACGACCTCGCGCCGCTGGCGACGTGTTCGAACCTCCGGACGCTCCGGCTCGTCAGGATGGAGAAGGTCGATCTTGCTCCGCTCGAAGGACTCACCCGGCTCGAGACGCTGGTGCTGTTCGGCTCGGCCAAGAACCTCAAGGCCCTGGCTGGCCTCACGAAGCTGTCTGAGGTCCAGATTCTCTTCAACCCTCGAGTCCCCCTGGAGGTGTTGTCGAAGTCGAAGGGACTGAAGCAACTCAGCCTTCGTGGGTCCAAGGCGACAGGCTGGGAGCACCTCTCGCGGCTCGAGCACCTGGAGGTTCTGGACCTCGGGAACACGAACATCACCTCCATCGGGGAGCTGCCGGGGCTGCCGGGGCTCCGGACGCTGGAGGTCGATGGATGTCGGGCCCTGCACAGCCTTGCCGGCGTGGAGCGCTTCCCTGGCCTGACACGACTGTCCGCCGAGAACCTCAAGAAGCTGGACACGCTGAAGCCCGTGGCCGCGCTGAAGAAGCTGGAGGTCCTCTGGCTCATCGGTACGCCGCTCGCGGAGGGAGATGCAGCCGTCCTCGCGCAGCTCCCGCTCCTGTCGGAGGTCCGTGGCGTGAAGCGGCGGCCGGAGGTGGCCGAACAGCACGGGAGCATCTCCATCCTGAAGGACACGGAGGATGGCGCCCCGGTGTACCGGGTCGACCAGATGCTCGCGCCGCAACTCGAGCTCGACGACCACGAGGAGGTCGAGGAGTGGCTCCAGCGCGAGCTGGGGCAAAGCGCTCCAGGTTCGCTCGAGGCCCTGGAGTTCGACTCGGAGGGGGAGCACCTCGTCGTGCGCTCCTCCTCGCTGGAGGCCCTCCGGACAGTGGCCATGACACTGGACGCGCGGCTGCGGGGCGCTGACGCGAGCAAGCGCGCCGCGCCCAAGCCCCGGAAGCGAGCGAAGCGGTGA